Proteins encoded in a region of the Mycolicibacterium duvalii genome:
- a CDS encoding proteasome protein: MTVVLAIRCANGIVLASDSQITDPGRGLTYPAQKLHSLGRYAAWGGSGSRAVLYDVEQVFHDEADAIVESKNIGHALQARVLPILKHHYDAFIPQVPGQETAGTPATYVLAAGYSGDEPFIVDLDPNGLIGHHEETGFQAVGSGAPQAQQAHALLTHFRMSERDLDYGVVAALRVLDALDASSPSVGGPMDICRLTPDGAHHMDPDEVDGVRRRVRRWIELERDALDRLFD, translated from the coding sequence GTGACCGTCGTTCTGGCCATCCGGTGTGCGAACGGCATTGTGCTGGCCTCGGATTCGCAGATCACCGATCCCGGTCGCGGGCTGACCTACCCGGCCCAGAAGTTGCACTCGCTGGGCCGATACGCGGCGTGGGGCGGCAGCGGCTCGCGGGCAGTGCTCTACGACGTCGAACAGGTCTTCCACGACGAAGCCGACGCGATCGTCGAATCCAAGAACATCGGGCACGCGCTGCAGGCCAGGGTGCTGCCCATACTGAAGCACCACTACGACGCATTCATCCCGCAAGTGCCCGGTCAGGAGACCGCCGGCACCCCGGCCACCTACGTGCTGGCCGCCGGCTACTCCGGTGACGAACCGTTCATCGTCGACCTCGACCCGAACGGGCTCATCGGGCACCACGAGGAGACCGGCTTCCAGGCCGTCGGCAGTGGCGCGCCGCAGGCCCAACAGGCCCACGCGCTGCTCACCCACTTCCGGATGAGCGAGCGTGACCTCGACTACGGCGTGGTCGCCGCGCTGCGGGTGCTCGACGCCCTGGACGCGTCATCACCCAGTGTCGGCGGGCCGATGGACATCTGCCGGCTGACTCCGGACGGGGCTCACCATATGGACCCCGACGAGGTCGACGGGGTACGGCGCCGGGTCAGACGGTGGATCGAACTCGAGCGCGACGCGTTGGACCGCTTGTTCGACTGA